The window GCCGAGTCGAGTACAACGCATCCGACGCGCGCAACACATCCGTGCTGGTCCGGCTGCCCACCTTATAACCCACCTGAGTCGCGTCGAGCGCCGCGCGCGAAGTCCGCATCAAACGCGTCAGCGAATCGACCCGCGCCGCGCCGTTGCGAACGCGCGACCAGTTCTCGCGCGCCGTCGCACTCGCGACGCGTTGCGCCGCCAGCAGTTCGTCCTGCGCCTTGTCTTCCAGCGCGAGCTTTTCGTCGACGATGGCAGTAGTCTCGCCGCCTTCGAACAGCGGAATCGTGATCGACAACATCGCGGTCGTGGTCGTTGTCGGCCGGGAGTAGCCGGATGCGGCGCCCGCCGGCGTGTGACTCGCCGACAGGTTCACGACCGGCAGATGTCTCGCCCGCGCCTTCTCGACCTCCAGTTCCGCCAGGCGTCGGTCGATCTGCTTCAACTGCACCCGGAAGTCGTGGGTTTCGGCCTGCGAGGCCCAATTCTCGCCGTCCACTGGGTCCAACCTCGGCATGGCCGCGCTGTCCGACAGCCGCGACAACGCAGCAAAGGGCTGCCCCGTGAGTTGTTCCAAAGCAAGCCGCTTAAGCTGCAACTCGCTACGCGCGTCCTGCTGCTGCAACTGGGCCTGCTCGCGCGCCGCGTCGGCTTCCTGCAGGTCGATCACGGTCGCCTCGCCCGCCGCCTGCCTACGGCGTAACTGGTCGAAATGCAAATCGAGGGCCATCGCGTAGTCGTTGGCGCGCGTCAGCTCGTCTTCAGCGGCAAGCTCGTCGAAATACGCGCGCACCGCCTGCACGATGGAGGACTGCTGAGCGCTCGCCACCTCCAGCACGCCGCGCGCCGCAATCACGTCTGCCTGCTTGTAAACCGTCCAGCGGCTCCAGTCGAAGACCGGCTGCGTCAGCGTGACGCTCCAACCGTTCTGCCAGTAGGTGTTACGCGGAAAACCTTCCATCACCGTACTGTTGTACGCGCGCCCCCAGCCGCCCGCGACTTGCGGCAAAAACCCGGCGCGCGCCTTGGGCAGCGCCTGCTGGGCCGCTTTGGAGCCCGCACGGAATGCCGCGAGATCCGCGTCGTGGTCGGTGGCCTGCTCGACCACCGTCGACAGATCGACCGCCGCAGCCGGCCTCGCCAGCGCGACACAGGCGAGCGCGATCAGCCAGAGCCAGCCCGGCACCGTGCGCCTAGTCATGGGCCATCACGCCCGCACGCGCCTCGCACACCAACTCGCCTTCGACCAACCGGTAACGCGTGTCGAACGACGCCGCGAGCGACATGTCGTGCGTAATCACCACGACCGTTCGCTCGAGGCGCTGCAACAAAGCCACGATCTGCCGCACCGACGTCGGATCGAGATTCGACGTCGGCTCATCGAGCAACAGCAGCTCACGTTGCTGATACAACGCGCGCGCAAGCAGCAGACGCTGCCGCTGCCCGGCGGAAATATTCGCGATCGTGTCGCTGATCACCGTGCGCGTGCGCATCGGCAAACGCATTACGTCGGGCAACAGACCGACGTCGTCGAGCAAGGTGTGAATGCGGGCTTCGTCCGCGTTGCCGGCGAACAGCGACACATTCTCCGCAATCGAGCCATGCAGGATCAGATCGCCCTGGCGCATATGCACGGCGTGGCGACGGATTTCGTCGACGGTGAGGTTCGGCCACGCAATGCCGTTCAGCGTGATCTCGCCGTCCTGAAGCGGCTCAGCCGCCGCAAGCAGCTTGAAAAGCGTGGACTTGCCGCTGCCCGATGAACCGGTGATCACGATCTTGTCGCCGCGGCGAATGACGATGTTCGCGCGCTTGAGCACTGGCTGATCCGACACGCCGTAGCGGAACGTGACGTCGCGCACGTCGATGCGCTCGAAGCTGCGCACCTCGACGGTTTTATGCGTGTCGGCAGGCGGCGTGTAGCGCTCCGCCTCGCAGTCGACGATGTCGCCGACCCGCGCCGCCGGCACGCTCAGCATGAAATACTCAAAGGCCGCGTTGATGGAACGCGCAAAGCGCTCCGACAGCAGCGACTTGTAGATCAGAAACGAATAGAACACGCCCACCGAGATCACGCCGCCCAGCATCAGCCGCGCCGCGAACCAGGTGATCGCAATCATGTCGGCGTAATTGACGAGCTTCAGGATCGCGTCGCGCGCGCTGCCGAGCTTGCTGTTTTGCACTAGCGCCGCGGTATACGCGCGGTATTTGGCCATGAAGATCGCGGTGCGCCGCGTCTCGCCCTGCGAGAGCTTGATCAGCGACGCGCCGCGTATCGTCTCGATCAGCGTGTCGTCGCAGCGTGCTGATTCTTCCAACACGAGCGCGTGGGTATCGCGCATTCGCGCAAACAGCGCGAACGACACGGCAACGTAGACCGTGAAAATTAGCAGCGCGATCACCGTGAGTTGCGGGCTCTGCACCAGCATCAGCGCGAGCGCCAAGGTGCCGACCACCATGTCGATGCACAGCGCGATGGTAGTGCGCGTCGTGAAGATGCTGATTTCGTCCTGCGCCTTCACGCGCGCGAACAGATCGCCGACGTGCCGCTTCTCGAAGTACGGAATCGGATTGCGCAACAGCTTCAACAGCAGCCCCTCGGTCATGTTCATCTGCACGAAACCATGCAGCAGTCCGACGAGGTACGTTTCGACGTAGTGGCTCAACGCGCCGGCGACGAAAATGCCCGAGAACGTCAGCATGAGCACGTTGAGCAGATTCAGGTTGTCGGCGGCGACCACGTCGTCGAGCACCAGATTGCCGAGGTACGGCATGGCGAGGATCGCGAACTGGCTGCCGAGCGCCACGAACATCACCTTGGCGATCTGCGCCTTGAGTTGCGGATTCAGCGCACGCACACGAGCGAGCGCGGCGGGCACCCGAGACTTGTCGCGGATGCGCGGCATGAGCGGCGTCGCCGCGCATTCGAGCAGATAGCCGGACACGTTGGCCACGAAGGTGTCCATCGAAATGCGCCGGCGGCCGCTGGCCGGATCGATCACCTGCACGTAACCACGCCCGCACTTCTCGAACACCACGAAATGCGCGCCGCCGAAATGTAGGATCGAACCACGCTTCACGCGTGGCAGATCGCCGCCGTCGAACCGGTAGGCCTGCACGGCGAGACCGAATTCGACGGCGACGTCGTAGAGATCCATGAGCGTCAGGCCGTTGGCCGACACCGGCCTGAACGCCTGCAATTCGCGCACTTCCGTGGCGCGCCCAAGATGCGACAGCACCATGGCGAGACACGCGTAGCCGCATTCGGCGACTTCGTTCTGATAGATCGCACGCATGGTCAGCCTCGTAGCACGCGGAACAGCGGCGCGAGCACCCATTCGGCGATGGTGCGGCGCTCGATCACGATGCTCGCCGTCGCCGCCATGCCGGGCAGGATGTCGAAGCGTTGCCGCTCGAAGTGGAACTGGTCGCCGCTCAGCGTGGCCCACGCCATGTAGTCGCCGTCCGGACCCGGCGACTTCGACGGGGCGCCGCGCGAGATCGCCGAACGCACGGTCGTGCGCGAAATCGAATCGATGCGCGCTTCATAGCTGCCGAATTTGGCGTACGGAAACGCGTCGAACTTCAGCCGCACGATCTGCCCTTCGCGGACAAAGCCACGTCGGCGCGAAGGGATGCGCAGTGCCGCGCGCAAACCGCCCTTTTCGCCGGTCGAGATGACGAGCGCGACGTCGTCCGGTGCAAGCGTGCGGCCCGGCACGAGCCCTGAAAAAGTAACCACGCCAGCCTTGGGCGCGGAAATCGTCGCGTCCTGACGGGTTTGTTCGAAGCGCACGCGAATGTCCTGCAGATCGCGGGCGTGGCGCGCCTCCAGCTCGTTGAGCTGGGCGCCGAGGCCCGTTTGCGTGCCGATCGCCGCGCCGAGTTCTGCACCCAGTTGCTGGCGACGCGCGGCGCCCTGCGCGAGCGCGACTTTCGCCTGATGCGTATCGGCCCTCGCCTGCTCGACCCGGTCCGCGGTGACGTAGTCGGCGACCGATTCGAGCCGCGTCAGTTTGCGGCCGGCTTCGTCCGACAGTTCGCGGTTCTGCGCCAATTGCTCGCCCAGCGCCATGATTTCCGCTCGCCGGCTTTGTACGGCGACGCGTGCGGCATCCCATTGCGCGGACAGATCCGCTTTGCGCTGCGCGTATTGGGCTTCGCTCGTGCGAATCTGTTCGTCGCGCATCTGTTCGTCGAACGCCGGGCGTTGTTGACCGTCGCTCGCCAGCGAGAGATCGCGATCGAGCCGGAACAGCGCGGCCCCCTGCGCGACGCGCGCGGACGGCTCGACGTAGATCGCCGAAACGAGTCCGGTCAGCCCCTGAATCTTGACCTCGGCGGGCGAGACGATTTCCGCACGCACGTCCTGTTTCAGTTCGACGTCGTGGAAGAAGGCGAATAGGGTTGCGATCGCCACTAGCGACGATGTCGCATAGGCGATCCAACGCCACGAGACGTCCCTGAACTGCGGGAGATTGATAGGTTCCATAGCTTCATTGCTGCCGGATAGCGCCCGGCGCTGTGTCGATCCGCCTGACTGCGGCGGGTGTGGTGTTGCACGGCTGCGTCGGTGTTGCCGTCGCAGTCGCCCTCGCCGTGCGGACGGGTCTAGCGGACTGGCGCGAACGCGTACATCGACGGATGTCCGGCGACTAGCCAGTCTGGATAGTTGTGGGTAACCGCCGTTTCGATGCAATGCGCGAGTTGCTGCACGGCATCAGGGGCGGCAAGGGGTAGCGGATCGAACTGTTCGGCACTGAAGCGACCGCGTTCGAAACGCAAATAAAATGGCAAAAGCATGGCGCCGAATGGCGCGCCAAGTCGGAACACGCCGTTGTGAATCCGCGCGTCACGGCCGAACAGCGAAACACCGACGGTTTCCATCGGATAGCGATGCAAC is drawn from Burkholderia sp. 9120 and contains these coding sequences:
- a CDS encoding TolC family outer membrane protein; amino-acid sequence: MTRRTVPGWLWLIALACVALARPAAAVDLSTVVEQATDHDADLAAFRAGSKAAQQALPKARAGFLPQVAGGWGRAYNSTVMEGFPRNTYWQNGWSVTLTQPVFDWSRWTVYKQADVIAARGVLEVASAQQSSIVQAVRAYFDELAAEDELTRANDYAMALDLHFDQLRRRQAAGEATVIDLQEADAAREQAQLQQQDARSELQLKRLALEQLTGQPFAALSRLSDSAAMPRLDPVDGENWASQAETHDFRVQLKQIDRRLAELEVEKARARHLPVVNLSASHTPAGAASGYSRPTTTTTAMLSITIPLFEGGETTAIVDEKLALEDKAQDELLAAQRVASATARENWSRVRNGAARVDSLTRLMRTSRAALDATQVGYKVGSRTSTDVLRASDALYSTRRDWIRARYATIVALLQLKAATAALDFDEVERVNGLLVRAGGGAASVAVNGLANEAPAHAIANRTAVVTIERPPSSAAAVGQTIPKHRADGWASPSASASAAANALQTWRASTLTEQ
- a CDS encoding peptidase domain-containing ABC transporter — protein: MRAIYQNEVAECGYACLAMVLSHLGRATEVRELQAFRPVSANGLTLMDLYDVAVEFGLAVQAYRFDGGDLPRVKRGSILHFGGAHFVVFEKCGRGYVQVIDPASGRRRISMDTFVANVSGYLLECAATPLMPRIRDKSRVPAALARVRALNPQLKAQIAKVMFVALGSQFAILAMPYLGNLVLDDVVAADNLNLLNVLMLTFSGIFVAGALSHYVETYLVGLLHGFVQMNMTEGLLLKLLRNPIPYFEKRHVGDLFARVKAQDEISIFTTRTTIALCIDMVVGTLALALMLVQSPQLTVIALLIFTVYVAVSFALFARMRDTHALVLEESARCDDTLIETIRGASLIKLSQGETRRTAIFMAKYRAYTAALVQNSKLGSARDAILKLVNYADMIAITWFAARLMLGGVISVGVFYSFLIYKSLLSERFARSINAAFEYFMLSVPAARVGDIVDCEAERYTPPADTHKTVEVRSFERIDVRDVTFRYGVSDQPVLKRANIVIRRGDKIVITGSSGSGKSTLFKLLAAAEPLQDGEITLNGIAWPNLTVDEIRRHAVHMRQGDLILHGSIAENVSLFAGNADEARIHTLLDDVGLLPDVMRLPMRTRTVISDTIANISAGQRQRLLLARALYQQRELLLLDEPTSNLDPTSVRQIVALLQRLERTVVVITHDMSLAASFDTRYRLVEGELVCEARAGVMAHD
- a CDS encoding HlyD family efflux transporter periplasmic adaptor subunit, yielding MEPINLPQFRDVSWRWIAYATSSLVAIATLFAFFHDVELKQDVRAEIVSPAEVKIQGLTGLVSAIYVEPSARVAQGAALFRLDRDLSLASDGQQRPAFDEQMRDEQIRTSEAQYAQRKADLSAQWDAARVAVQSRRAEIMALGEQLAQNRELSDEAGRKLTRLESVADYVTADRVEQARADTHQAKVALAQGAARRQQLGAELGAAIGTQTGLGAQLNELEARHARDLQDIRVRFEQTRQDATISAPKAGVVTFSGLVPGRTLAPDDVALVISTGEKGGLRAALRIPSRRRGFVREGQIVRLKFDAFPYAKFGSYEARIDSISRTTVRSAISRGAPSKSPGPDGDYMAWATLSGDQFHFERQRFDILPGMAATASIVIERRTIAEWVLAPLFRVLRG